In Bradyrhizobium paxllaeri, the genomic stretch CGGCATTGGTGACGACGGCGACATTCTGCATGGCAAAATTGATGGAGGCGTTGTGCCACTCGGCGTTCATGGTCGAGCAGCAATCCTCGGGCACGATCATGAAGTAGCCCTTGTCCGCGCCGGTGCGGGCGGTGTGCTCGATCGACATATTGGTCCAGGCGCCGGTGTTGATGATCATGTCGCGGCCGGTCGCCTTGAGGATGGTCTCTAACCGCGTGCCTTCCCACGCGCTCATCCGCATTTTCTCGACGACGAAATCGCCGGCGCGCGGCTCGAGCCCCGGAACAGGAGCCGCGCCCCAGCTTCCGCGCACCATCGCGCCGCTGTCGACCAGCCCTTCGAACAGTGGCGCATTGAGCGTGACGCCAGGCGCGCCCGGCTCGACGATGAACCAGACATGGATGATGACGACGCCGCGGGCGCGCGCGGCTTCCGCTAGGCGGCGGACATTGTCGACCACGCGTTGCTGGCGTGCGTGGCCAGGCGAGCCGGAATCGGCGAATGCGCCACCTTCCATGATCACGTCGTTCTGCAGATCCTGAATGATCATCGCGCAGCGGCGCGGATCCAGCTGCATGTCGCCACTGGCCAGTTGGGGAGAGGCAGGCGTAGCGGTGCCAGTATCGGGTCCGGTCGAAGCCCTGCCACTCATATAAGGCTCGTGACGCGGCCCGGCCTTGACCGGGATCGCGTAGACCGAATGCGTCGCAGTCAGATAGAGCGTGCGAAAATCAGGTCCACCCCAGGCGAGATTGGCGACGAGTTCGGGCACGCGCACCTTGCCGAGCAATTCGCTCGCGGGTGAATAGACCCATACGCCGCCGGGCGCGGTGACCCAGACGTTGCCGCGTTGGTCGCACTTCATGCCGTCGGGCAGGCCGGGCTCGAGCTCGGAACGGATGCCGCTGGCGAAGACGCGCGCATTGGACAGCGAGCCGTCGGCCTCGACGTCGAAGACGCGGATCAGCGCCTGCACCGTGTCGTTCACGTACAGCAGGCGTTCATCGGGCGAGAAGCAGAGCCCGTTCGGCTGGTCGAACAGATGGCGGTCGACCACGAGCTTTGGCGGGCCGCCGCCGGGCGGAGCGCGAAAAACGCCCTGGAAGCCGAGCTGGCGCGGCCGCTCGACGCCGTAGACCGGCATGCGGCCATACCAGGGATCGCTGAAATAGATCGCGCCGCTCGAATGGACGCAGACGTCGTTCGGGCTGTTGAGCTCCTGGTTCTCGAAATGCGAGGCGATCACCTCGCGCCTTCCGTCTGGGCGTTCGCGGATCAGGGATGAGGTGGCATGCTCGCAGACGATCAGATTGAGCTCGGCGTCATAGGTCATGCCGTTGCATTTGTTCGAAGGACGCTTGACCTCGACCACGCCGCGCTTGGCATCCCATCGCCTTCGCACGTCGCCGGGCATATCCGAAAACAGGAGATAATGATGCGTCGGATGCCAGATCGGCCCTTCCGTGAATTCAAAGCCGGTGCCGACCTGGCCGACCGGCGCATAGGGGTCGATCAGGGCCTCGAATTCCGGGCGCAGCGTCACGTGCGTCATCGGTCCGTCCTTCTCTCAGCGCTCAGGCCGGGAACCAGTTGCGCTGGGGCAGGCTCTGCACCACAGGACCGGGCACCTGATCGTGCAGGCGGCCGATCACCATGCCGCCTTCGATTTTTGCAGGCCGGTCATGGACCGGGAGCAGATAGCGCGAATTGCTCAGCAGTTTTTTGATAGCGGCCTTCTCCGCGCGCTTGCTGGTGCCGTGATTGCCCGTGGTGCGCGGTTCGGCGTCGTGGATTTCGTTAAAGGGGGTGACGATCTGGTCGTTGAAATCGTAGATCACGTCGCCGCAGATGGTGGCGATGCCGTCGGCGGTATGAACGTGGATGTTCATCGAGCCTTCGGTATGCGCATTGGCGGCGTCGCAATAGACACCGGGCATCAGTTCGACCGGACCGGTCACTTCGAGATCGAGGAAGCGCAGCGCGCTTTTGGTGTGCAGGCGGTCGATCAGGTGCTTGATGTCGGGCGCCGGATATTGCGGGTGCATCAGTCCGGAGACGGAATATTCCAGCTCCTTGCGGTTGAGCACCACCGTCGTGTTCATCGGAAACAGGTCGTCCTTGCCCGCGTGATCGATATGCAGATGGGTGTGGCAGACATAGCGGACGTCGCCCATGCGCACGCCGTGGCGCGCGAGCTGGTTCTCGATCATGTTCTCGTGGAACTGAAGCCCGCGCATGCCGAGCGTTTCCATGATCTGGTTGGAGCGATAGCCGGTATCGACCACGACGGGATAGGGGCCGCCGACAATCAGGAATCCCAGCGTCAGGACACGGCGGGTGCGGCCGCAATCGCGGCCGAGCACCAGGAAGCTCGATTCCAGTTCGATATCCCCATAATCGAGGATCTTGATCTCGAGCGGCATATGTTCCCTCCCATGTTCTTTTAATTGTCGGTTCGCGCCGTCATCGGTCGAGCCGGTAGACGCGCGTGGCCGTCTTTCGCAGAACGGCGTCGCGCTGATCCGCGGCGAGCGAGGCCGTGGCGACGAGAAAGGCGTCGATCAGTTCGCGATAGGTCGTCCAGAGTTTTTCGATCGGAAAATTGGAACCGAACAGGCAGCGATCGGCGCCGAAGATCGCAACCGTATCGGCGAGGATGCCGGCGATGTGGGCGGGGTCGTTGCGATGGATGAAGGTGC encodes the following:
- a CDS encoding isochorismatase family protein gives rise to the protein MTHVTLRPEFEALIDPYAPVGQVGTGFEFTEGPIWHPTHHYLLFSDMPGDVRRRWDAKRGVVEVKRPSNKCNGMTYDAELNLIVCEHATSSLIRERPDGRREVIASHFENQELNSPNDVCVHSSGAIYFSDPWYGRMPVYGVERPRQLGFQGVFRAPPGGGPPKLVVDRHLFDQPNGLCFSPDERLLYVNDTVQALIRVFDVEADGSLSNARVFASGIRSELEPGLPDGMKCDQRGNVWVTAPGGVWVYSPASELLGKVRVPELVANLAWGGPDFRTLYLTATHSVYAIPVKAGPRHEPYMSGRASTGPDTGTATPASPQLASGDMQLDPRRCAMIIQDLQNDVIMEGGAFADSGSPGHARQQRVVDNVRRLAEAARARGVVIIHVWFIVEPGAPGVTLNAPLFEGLVDSGAMVRGSWGAAPVPGLEPRAGDFVVEKMRMSAWEGTRLETILKATGRDMIINTGAWTNMSIEHTARTGADKGYFMIVPEDCCSTMNAEWHNASINFAMQNVAVVTNADAVIRGLG
- a CDS encoding MBL fold metallo-hydrolase, giving the protein MPLEIKILDYGDIELESSFLVLGRDCGRTRRVLTLGFLIVGGPYPVVVDTGYRSNQIMETLGMRGLQFHENMIENQLARHGVRMGDVRYVCHTHLHIDHAGKDDLFPMNTTVVLNRKELEYSVSGLMHPQYPAPDIKHLIDRLHTKSALRFLDLEVTGPVELMPGVYCDAANAHTEGSMNIHVHTADGIATICGDVIYDFNDQIVTPFNEIHDAEPRTTGNHGTSKRAEKAAIKKLLSNSRYLLPVHDRPAKIEGGMVIGRLHDQVPGPVVQSLPQRNWFPA